The sequence GCCGTCGACGCGGACCACGACCGGGTGCCGGGACGCCTTGATCGCGGCGTTCAGCGCGGCGGGGGTACGGCCGGTGGGGTTCGGCACGGTGTGCACCCGGGCGTCTTCGGCGACGAGCTCGGCGGCGATCTCATCCGTACGGTCCGTGGACGGACCGAGGGCGATCACCACCTCCATCTCACCGGCGTACTCCTGCTCCAGGATGTGCCGGACCGAATTGCGCAGGTGACGTTCCTCATTGAGCACCGGCATGATCACGGAGACGGCCGGGGGCTGCTGCTGCGGCATGGTTCCTCAGGGGTACGGCCCGCGGTGGAGCCGCCAGCGACGGCAGCGCCCGCCGGGAGACTGCAGTATCGCGCCTCACGTTACCGCGAATGGGGGACCGCGTCGGACGCAGCCGGGTGGCCGGGCGGCGGATGCCCGGCGTGTGGCGCCGTGCATCCGATCATATGGACCTACGGTGCTCTAGCCGGATTTGCCCCATAACTCCCCTTGCTCGCCCTCCCCTGTCGCCGCTCTTCCCCCACTCCTCCCCCCGCCCGTCCAGCCGCGGAGGTGTCCCCCGTGACCGCGCCGTTCCGCTCCCCCCGTCCGGCCAGGCGCCGTGCCGCCCGGCCGAACCCGCGCCGGCGCCCGCCCGGCCCGCGCTGGGGGCTGCGGATCGGCGCGGTCGCGTCCGTGCTGCTGCTGGCCGCGAGCGGTGTCGGGCACGCCGTGGTCACCGGCGTGGAGAGCGGCATCGGCCGGGTGGACGCCTTCACGGGCATGAGCAACCGGCCCGGAGGCGGCGACGGGCTGAACTTCCTGGTCGTCGGCACGGACGGGCGCGACAAGCTCACCCCCGGCGAGAAGCGGAGGTACCACCTCGGCGGCGCGCCCTGCCACTGCACCGACACCCTGATGCTGGTGCATCTCTCCGCCGACCGGGACCGCGCCAGCGTGGTCAGCCTCCCCCGCGACTCCTATGCCGAGGTCCCCGCGCACACGGACGCGGTCACCGGCCGGCCGCGCGCCCAGCACGCCATCAAGCTGAACGCTGCCTACGCCGAGGGCGGCCCCAGCCTCACCGTGCGGACCGTCGAGCACATGACGGGGGTGCACATCGACCACTATCTGGAGGTCGACTTCACCAGCTTCATGCGCAGCGTGGACGCGGTCGGCGGGGTGGAGGTCTGCACCGTACGGCCGCTGCGCGACAGCTATACGGGCCTGGATCTGCCGGTCGGAAAGTCGCGGCTGAGCGGCGGCCAGGCACTGCAGTACGTGCGCTCCCGGCATGTCGACGGCTCCGCCGACCTCGGCCGGATGCAGCGCCAGCAGCGCTTCCTCGCCTCCCTCATCCACAAGATCACCTCCTCCGGAGTGCTGTTGAACCCGATCCGCTTCCGGGACGTCGCGGACACGATGCTGGGATCCGTACGCGCCGACTCGGGCTTCGCGGCGGGCGACCTGGTCGATCTCGGGCAGGCGATGCGCGGCTTCACCCCCTCGTCCTCGGAGTTCACCTCCGTCCCGCTGCGCAATGTGGCCCAGCCGGTGCCCGGCGTCGGTTCGACCGTGCGGTGGGATCCGGTGCAGGCGCCGAAGCTCTTCCAGGCGATCCGCGAGGACAAGCCGCTCGCGGTGCACCGGGACCGCAAGGAGCCGCGGGCCAGGGTCGTGGACGTACCGCCGGGGCAGGTCCAGGTGCAGGTCGGCGACGGCAGCGAGCGGCCGGGACCGGATGCCGCGGTGGCCAGGGAACTGCATGCCACCGGGTTCGCCACCACCGGCGCGCCCGGCGCCTCCCCCCTCGGCAGGGCGCCGCGCACGGTCATCGCCTACGACCCGCGCTGGGACCGCTCGGCCCGCTCGCTGGCCGCCGCACTGCCGGGCGCCGAGCTGCGCCCGGTGGCCGGGCGGGGGCCGGTGATGCAGGTGACGGTCGGCCGGGACCACCAGGCCGTGCAGCGGGTACGGGCCGAGGAGCCGCCGCAGAAGCCGGGCGGCATCGCGGCGATCACCGGTGACGAGGCGGTGTGCACATGAGCGAGCGCACGGAGCTCCGTACCGGGAGGCGCGCGCCGCACGCAGGCGGGCCTCGCGCGGGCGCGCCGCACGCAGGCGGGACCGGGCGAGGCGAAACGTCGCGCGGGGCCGGGCGAAGCGAGGTGCCGGCATGAGCGTCCCCGCCCCCCGCCGCACCGCCGTCTCCCGGCCGCCCGCGCGCCGTCCGGACGCCCGCCGCGATGCCCGCCGGACCGTGGTGGCCGTCGCGGCGCTGTGCCTGGTCGCGGCCACCGCCGCCGCGGCGCCGCCGGCGCCGCCGGAACCGACCGGCTGCGGGGATCTGGTGCGCGGCCAGCTGTGTCTACGCGGTCCGGTGGGGGCCGACGGCACGTACACCGCGGCCTACCGGCGGCTCGGGGCGGCGAGCGGCCGGGACGAGATCATCGTGCGGCTCGGCTACCAGCGCAAGAACGACCGGATCACCGCCTTCCCCGGGTGGTTCGGCACCCGGCGGACGCAGGGCGGCGCGGTCGTGCTGAGCGGCCGGGTGGAGATGCTCGCGGACGAGTGCATCCGGGGCGTCATGGAGCGTGGCGAGACGGTCTATGTCACGAAGTGGAGCTGCAGCTGATGGCCTGGACGGCCTGAAAGGGGCGCATCGTGTGGCAGGTAGTGCTGGACGTCACCCCCACCGCGGTGACGCTCTTCCTGGTCCTGGGGCTGGCGGGGGCGATGGCGTTCGCCCTGTGGACGGCGCTCACCCCCGGCAGCACCGCGCCGCGCACCACGGCCCGGCTGCTGCTGGCCGGCTGGCTGCTGCTGTTCCTGGTGGTGACGCTCACGCCGAGCCAGCCGATCGGCTCCGGGGACGCGACGGTGTGGTGGCGGCCCGGTGAGGGGCTGTTCGATCTGGGGTCGCAGCTGGAGCCCGGGGAGCTGGCGATGCTGGTGCGGCGGCAGATCGCGACCGCCGCGCTGTTCGTGCCCGCGTCGCTGCTGCTGAGGTTTGCGGCGCCGCGCACCTCGGCCGCCGCGGCGTTCCTGCTGGGCGTGGGCCTGTGCCTGGTCGTCGAGACGGCACAGCTGCTGATGCGGGCCGGGCGGATCGCCGATATCGACGATGTGATCTGCGCGGCGGCGGGCACCGTGACGGGAGCGGGGCTGGCGCTGCTCGGGCAGCTGGCGGTCGCCGCTATGCGTCGTCGAGTCCTTCCGCGGCGCGCCGTTCGCGCAGCTCCATGATCGCGCGCCGCCGGGCGAGGCGGTGCGTCCGGCGGATCTGCGCCTCCTGGTAGCGGCGCCGGTCGCGCTCGGTCTCGGGGAGCACCGGCGGCACCCGGCGCGGCTTGCCCTGCTCGTCGACGGCGGCGAAGACCAGGTAGGCGGAGCCGACCTGCTGGGGCGGGCTGGATTCGTTCCAGCGCTCGGCCAGCACCCGTACGCCGACCTCCATCGAGGAGCGGCCGGTCCAGTTGACCTGGGCGCGGACGTGGATGAGATCGCCGATCCTGACCGGTTCGAGGAAGGCCATCTCGTCCATCGAGGCGGTGACGGCGGGCCCGCCGGAGTGGCGCCCGGCCACGGCGCCCGCCGCGTCGTCGACGAGCTTCATGATCACGCCGCCGTGCACCGTTCCGAGGAGGTTGGTGTCGCCGGCCGTCATGATGTGGCTGAGTGTGATGCGGGACACGGACGTGGGCTTGCCCACGATCTCGTCCTCGGCGCTGTCGGTGACGAGTTCGGTCATACAGCCAGCCTAAGCGGCGCCCGTACGGCCCCGCCCCATGCGGATCGTGAGACTGGTCTCGCCCTTTGCGCAGGTCCGTGACACGGGTCTCCCCTTCCCTGCCGGAAACGATCCGGAATGGTTGCTTCCATTCGTGCAGGTCGGAATGGTCACGGGCCCGTGCGGTATGCGGCGGACTGCCGCCGTAGCTTTGCATCAGCTCTGCAACAGCACTGGCCCGATCCGGCACCCGCTCTATGGAGGACCCCCGCGGGGCATGCACACTTCCTTCTATGAATCAGTGGCAAGGGGGCACCTCCCGTTCGAGCGGAGCCGAGAATGGGGGCGGGTGGTCCGGCGACCAGAGCGGCAACCGGTACGGACACGGCAGCGGCAGTGCCGAGCCGGAGGGTGCGCGCGCGATGCCACAGGTGCGTCGCGACGCGGGCCCCGGCTATCAGCGGCACGAGCCTCCGCTGCCGCAGTCGATGTCCCCGCGCCGGGGCGCGGCCGTGCCGCCGCAGCAGTCCCAGGGCTACGACGACGCCCACGACGGATACAACACCGGCCAGGTCTACGGCGGCGGCCGCGGTGGCGGTGACGGCTACGACGACGGCCGCGGCCGCGCCGGCCGGCCGCGCCCCCAGTGGGGCCGGCGCATCAAGTGGACGGTCATCGCCCTGGTCGCCGTGCTGGCGGTCGCCTCGGTGGCCACCTACTTCTGGGCCGACGGCAAGCTCCGCCGCAAGGTGGACCTGAGCAAGGTCATCGACCGGCCGGCGACGGGTGACGGCACGAACTACCTGATCGTCGGCTCGGACAGCCGTGAGGGCATGTCCGCCGCGGACAAGCAGAAGCTGCACACCGGCTCCGCCGAGGGCAAGCGCACCGACTCCATGATGATCCTGCACGACGGCAGCAACGGCCCGACACTGATATCCCTGCCGCGCGACTCGGACGTGGAGATACCCACCTACATCGGCTCGTCCTCCGGCAAGAAGTACCCGGGCACCGGACGGCACACCAAGCTCAACGCGGCCTACGCCGAGGACGGCCCGGAGCTGCTGGTGCGCACCGTCGAGTACAACACCAAGCTGCACATCGACCACTACGTCGAGATCGGCTTCGCCGGCTTCGCCAACATCGTGGACGCCATCGGCGGCGTCGAGATGGACATCCCCAAGGCGTTCAAGGACAAGAACTCCGGCGCCGACTTCCCGGCCGGCAAGCAGACGCTCAACGGCCAGCAGGCGCTCGCCTTCGTCCGCACCCGGCACGCCTTCGCCGGCCAGGACCTGGACCGTACGAAGAACCAGCAGAAGTTCCTGGCGACCCTGGCGAGCCAGACCGCCACCCCCGGCACGGTCCTCAACCCCTTCAAGCTCTACCCGACCATGGGCGCCGGCCTGGACACGCTCATCGTCGACAAGGACATGAGCCTGTGGTCCCTGGGCAACATGTTCTTCGCGATGAAGGGCGTCACCGGCGGTGAGGGCAAGTCGATGAACATGCCGATCTCCGGCTCCACCGGCGGCAACCTGGTCTGGGACAAGGCCAAGCTCCGCCAGCTGGTCCAGCAGCTGAACAACGATGAGAAGGTCACGGTCTCCGGCAACTGACCGGAGACCCGGACCACGAAGACACGAAGAGGGGCCCTGGACCGCTGCTGCGGTCCGGGGCCCCTCTCCTGTGCCCGGGCCTGTCTCCTGCGCCCGTGGCCTGCTTACTGCGGCAGGTTGCGCGCCATCACGATCCGCTGGACCTGGTTGGTGCCCTCGTAGATCTGGGTGATCTTGGCGTCGCGCATCATCCGCTCGACGGGGTAGTCACGGGTGTAGCCGTAGCCGCCGAGCAGTTGGACGGCGTCCGTGGTGATCTCCATGGCGGCGTCCGAGGCATAGCACTTGGCCGCGGCGCCGAAGAACGTCAGGTCCTCGTTCTTGCCGCCGGCCGAGATCCGCTCGGAGCGGGCGGCCGCGGCGTAGGTGAGCTGACGGGCCGCCTCCACCTTCATGGCCATGTCGGCGAGCATGAACTGGACGCCCTGGAAGTCGCCGATCGGCTTGCCGAACTGCTTGCGCTCCTGGACGTAGCCCTTGGCGTAGTCCAGGGCGCCCTGGGCGATGCCGAGGGCCTGGGCCGCGATGGTGATGCGGGTGTGGTCCAGGGTCTTCATGGCGGTGGCGAAGCCGGTGCCCTCGGCGCCGATCATGCGGTCGGCGGGGATCCGGACGTTGTCGAGGTAGACCTCGCGGGTCGGGGAGCCCTTGATGCCGAGCTTCTTCTCCGGGGCGCCGAACGAGACCCCCTCGTCGCCCTTCTCGACGACGAAGGCCGAGATGCCCTTGGAGCGCTTCTCCGGGTCGGTGACGGCCATCACCGTGTAGGAGTCGCTGACGCCGGCGTTGGTGATCCAGCGCTTGACGCCGTTGAGGATGTAGTGGTCGCCGTCGCGGACGGCCTTGGTCTTCATACCGGCCGCGTCGGAGCCGGCGTCCGGCTCGCTGAGGCAGTACGAGAACATCGTGTCGCCCTTGGCCAGCGGGCCCAGGTACTTCGCCTTCAGCTCCTCGGAGCCGGAGAGGATCACCGGGAGCGAGCCGAGCTTGTTGACCGCCGGTATGAGGGAGGACGAACCGCAGACGCGGGCCACCTCCTCGATGACGATGACGGTCGCCAGCGCGTCGGCGCCGGCACCGCCGTAGGCCTCCGGTACGTGGACGGCGTGCAGGTCGTTGGCGACCAGCGCGTCGAGCGCCTCCTGCGGGAAGCGGGCCTCCTCGTCCACCGCGGCGGCGAACGGCGCGATTTTCGCCTCGGCGAGCGAGCGCACCGACTCGCGGAGCATGTCGTGCTCCTCGGACGGCCGGTACAGATCGAAATCAGCGGTTCCCGCCACGCTTTCTCACTCCCCTGTGAGCTGTCGGCAGTGCTAACTACCGTTAAGTAACCCTTTACCTCTCCGGATTCTAGGCGCCGGGCCCTGCCTGCGGATACGTGAGGTTGCCGACAGTTACAGACCTGCCCGCCCGACGACTGGAGATGGCCCTTCCGGGCCCGACTATGCTCGGTCAGCGCCGTTTTCCCCAGCGAAGTGACCCGACCAACCCCGCAGCCCCCGACGCTGCGCGCCGCATCCCCTTTGTTTGGAGCATCCATGGCCCTCAAGATCACCGTGATCGGCACCGGCTACCTCGGCGCGACCCACGCCGCGGCCATGGCCGAGCTGGGCTTCGAGGTGCTGGGGCTCGATGTGGTGCCCGAGAAGATCGAGATGCTGCAGCGGGGCGAGGTCCCGATGTACGAGCCCGGTCTGGAGGAGCTGCTGCGCCGCCATGCCGACGGGATCGAGGGATCGACCGGCCGGCTGCGCTTCACCACCTCCTACGAGGAGGCCGGGGCCTTCGGCGACGTCCACTTCGTCTGTGTGAACACCCCGCAGAAGCACGGTGAGTACGCCTGTGACATGTCGTACGTGGAGAGCGCCTTCGACGCGCTGGCCCCGCACCTGACCCGGCCCGCCCTCGTGGTCGGCAAGTCGACGGTGCCGGTGGGCAGCGCGGCCCGGCTCGCCGAGCGGCTGGCCGCGGCCGCCCCGGCCGGCGCGCAGGTGGAGCTGGCCTGGAACCCGGAGTTCCTGCGCGAGGGGTTCGCCGTCAAGGACACCCTGCACCCCGACCGGATCGTCGTGGGCGTGGCCGGTGAGCGGGCCGAGGAGCTGCTGCGCGAGGTGTATGCCGCCCCGATCGCCGAGGGCTCGCCGTTCATCGTCATGGACTACCCGACGTCCGAGCTGGTGAAGGCCTCGGCCAACTCCTTCCTGGCGACGAAGATCTCCTTCATCAACGCCATGGCGGAGGTCTGCGAGGCGGCCGACGGCGATGTGGTCAAGCTCGCCGAGGCCATCGGGCACGACGACCGGATCGGCAAGAAGTTCCTGCGGGCCGGCATCGGCTTCGGCGGCGGCTGCCTGCCCAAGGACCTGCGGGCCTTCATGGCGCGCGCCGGCGAACTGGGCGCCGACCAGGCCCTGACGTTCCTGCGCGAGATCGACTCGATCAACATGCGGCGCCGCGGTCACATGGTCGAGCTGACCCGCGACGCGGTCGGCGGCGGCTTCCTCGGCAAGCGGGTCGCCGTACTGGGCGCGACCTTCAAGCCGGACTCGGACGACGTCCGCGACTCCCCCGCGCTCAACGTCGCCGGCCAGATCCACCTGCAGGGCGGCCAGGTGACGGTCTACGACCCCAAGGGCATGGAGAACGCCCGGCGCCTCTTCCCGACGCTGAGCTACGCCGACACCGCCCTGGACGCCGTACGCGGCGCCGACGTCGTGCTTCACCTCACGGAGTGGCGGGAGTTCCGCGAACTGGACCCCGCCGCGTTGGGCGACATCGTCGCCGAACGCCGCATCCTGGACGGCCGCAACGCGCTTGACCCGGCGCTGTGGCGCAAGGCGGGCTGGACGTACCGGGCGCTCGGACGCCCTTCCGCGTAGCGGGTTTTCCCCCACGTTGTCGGCGTTGCGCTTTGCGGCGCCCCCCACGTACCCGGCCGTCCCACCGCGGGTGTTGTTCGCCGTTTCGCCTGCGGCGGGCGTGGGTGGTCGGGTGCGGTGACGGCCCTCCGGACTTCGTCCTGCGGTCCGTCCCCTCCCGTGGGTGGGTGGTGAGGTGGTGGGGGCGTGCGTCGCCTGTCCGCTGTCCCTTGGTGCGTCCACAGGGCGCGCCTGACCGCCTGCCTGCACCCCCACCGGTCTTCTCCGACCCCCAACGGAGAGGGGCCGGACCGCAGGACGGAGTCCGGAGGGGCGGTCCCGCAGCCGAACAGCCCCGCGCCGCGGCAACGGTCCGCCGCAGGCGTAACGGCGAGCAACACCCACGGCGGGACGGGCGACGACGTACACCGCGGCGCAAAGCGCAAAACGGCGGGACGGCCGACAACGTACGCCGCAGCGCAAAGCGCAAAACGGCGGGACAGCCGAAAACGCACGCCGCCGCGC is a genomic window of Streptomyces sp. Edi2 containing:
- a CDS encoding acyl-CoA thioesterase, whose product is MTELVTDSAEDEIVGKPTSVSRITLSHIMTAGDTNLLGTVHGGVIMKLVDDAAGAVAGRHSGGPAVTASMDEMAFLEPVRIGDLIHVRAQVNWTGRSSMEVGVRVLAERWNESSPPQQVGSAYLVFAAVDEQGKPRRVPPVLPETERDRRRYQEAQIRRTHRLARRRAIMELRERRAAEGLDDA
- a CDS encoding LCP family protein, with the protein product MNQWQGGTSRSSGAENGGGWSGDQSGNRYGHGSGSAEPEGARAMPQVRRDAGPGYQRHEPPLPQSMSPRRGAAVPPQQSQGYDDAHDGYNTGQVYGGGRGGGDGYDDGRGRAGRPRPQWGRRIKWTVIALVAVLAVASVATYFWADGKLRRKVDLSKVIDRPATGDGTNYLIVGSDSREGMSAADKQKLHTGSAEGKRTDSMMILHDGSNGPTLISLPRDSDVEIPTYIGSSSGKKYPGTGRHTKLNAAYAEDGPELLVRTVEYNTKLHIDHYVEIGFAGFANIVDAIGGVEMDIPKAFKDKNSGADFPAGKQTLNGQQALAFVRTRHAFAGQDLDRTKNQQKFLATLASQTATPGTVLNPFKLYPTMGAGLDTLIVDKDMSLWSLGNMFFAMKGVTGGEGKSMNMPISGSTGGNLVWDKAKLRQLVQQLNNDEKVTVSGN
- a CDS encoding VanZ family protein, which produces MWQVVLDVTPTAVTLFLVLGLAGAMAFALWTALTPGSTAPRTTARLLLAGWLLLFLVVTLTPSQPIGSGDATVWWRPGEGLFDLGSQLEPGELAMLVRRQIATAALFVPASLLLRFAAPRTSAAAAFLLGVGLCLVVETAQLLMRAGRIADIDDVICAAAGTVTGAGLALLGQLAVAAMRRRVLPRRAVRAAP
- a CDS encoding UDP-glucose/GDP-mannose dehydrogenase family protein; the encoded protein is MALKITVIGTGYLGATHAAAMAELGFEVLGLDVVPEKIEMLQRGEVPMYEPGLEELLRRHADGIEGSTGRLRFTTSYEEAGAFGDVHFVCVNTPQKHGEYACDMSYVESAFDALAPHLTRPALVVGKSTVPVGSAARLAERLAAAAPAGAQVELAWNPEFLREGFAVKDTLHPDRIVVGVAGERAEELLREVYAAPIAEGSPFIVMDYPTSELVKASANSFLATKISFINAMAEVCEAADGDVVKLAEAIGHDDRIGKKFLRAGIGFGGGCLPKDLRAFMARAGELGADQALTFLREIDSINMRRRGHMVELTRDAVGGGFLGKRVAVLGATFKPDSDDVRDSPALNVAGQIHLQGGQVTVYDPKGMENARRLFPTLSYADTALDAVRGADVVLHLTEWREFRELDPAALGDIVAERRILDGRNALDPALWRKAGWTYRALGRPSA
- a CDS encoding LCP family protein encodes the protein MTAPFRSPRPARRRAARPNPRRRPPGPRWGLRIGAVASVLLLAASGVGHAVVTGVESGIGRVDAFTGMSNRPGGGDGLNFLVVGTDGRDKLTPGEKRRYHLGGAPCHCTDTLMLVHLSADRDRASVVSLPRDSYAEVPAHTDAVTGRPRAQHAIKLNAAYAEGGPSLTVRTVEHMTGVHIDHYLEVDFTSFMRSVDAVGGVEVCTVRPLRDSYTGLDLPVGKSRLSGGQALQYVRSRHVDGSADLGRMQRQQRFLASLIHKITSSGVLLNPIRFRDVADTMLGSVRADSGFAAGDLVDLGQAMRGFTPSSSEFTSVPLRNVAQPVPGVGSTVRWDPVQAPKLFQAIREDKPLAVHRDRKEPRARVVDVPPGQVQVQVGDGSERPGPDAAVARELHATGFATTGAPGASPLGRAPRTVIAYDPRWDRSARSLAAALPGAELRPVAGRGPVMQVTVGRDHQAVQRVRAEEPPQKPGGIAAITGDEAVCT
- a CDS encoding acyl-CoA dehydrogenase family protein; translated protein: MAGTADFDLYRPSEEHDMLRESVRSLAEAKIAPFAAAVDEEARFPQEALDALVANDLHAVHVPEAYGGAGADALATVIVIEEVARVCGSSSLIPAVNKLGSLPVILSGSEELKAKYLGPLAKGDTMFSYCLSEPDAGSDAAGMKTKAVRDGDHYILNGVKRWITNAGVSDSYTVMAVTDPEKRSKGISAFVVEKGDEGVSFGAPEKKLGIKGSPTREVYLDNVRIPADRMIGAEGTGFATAMKTLDHTRITIAAQALGIAQGALDYAKGYVQERKQFGKPIGDFQGVQFMLADMAMKVEAARQLTYAAAARSERISAGGKNEDLTFFGAAAKCYASDAAMEITTDAVQLLGGYGYTRDYPVERMMRDAKITQIYEGTNQVQRIVMARNLPQ